The genomic segment GTACGTAAAGTTGGTAAGGCAGGATCTAAATAATTAATTTTGTAACGCTATTGGCGGTACAAAAATTTAAAATGGATAAGACATGGCTAAGACAAATCTTAAAACGCTTGCGCGGGCCAAAAGAATAAGCCGAATTCGTAAGAAAATCTCAGGAACATCTGAGCGCCCGCGTCTTCGTGTTTTTAAAAGTAACAAGCATATTTATGCGCAAATTATTGATGATGCCTCAGGCAAGAGCCTTGTTGCGATGTCTACTGTAGACAAGCAATTTGATCTAGGTGACGAGTCAGGCAAAACAGCTGCAGCTAAGAAAGTGGGTGTTGTTCTCGCAGAACGAGCAACCGCAGCTGGCATCAAAAAGGTGATCTTTGATCGTGGTGGTTATATTTACCACGGCCGAGTAAAATCCCTCTCCGAAGGTGCTCGGGAAGGTGGACTCGATTTCTAATGATTTTAATAGTGGGGGTGTCCCTTGTCTGATTTTAAGCGTTCTAAGGCAAATAATAATACCGAAGAGCTTATTGAAAAAATAGTTTTTATCAACAGGGTTGCTAAGGTTGTAAAGGGTGGTCGACGTTTTAGCTTTAGTGCAATCGTTGTTGTTGGCGATGGCAATGGCAAAGTCGGGTATGGACTTGGTAAAGCTAATCAGGTTCCAGAAGCAATTCGTAAAGGTGTAGAGAGAGCTAGGAAGGATATGGCTCTCGTATCTTTGACCGATGTTTCCATCCCTCATCAAGTTATAGGACACTATGGAGCAGGTCGAGTATTCTTAAGACCCGCATCTGCAGGTACTGGTTTGATTGCAGGTGGTCCTGTTCGTGCTGTCCTTGAAGCAGCTGGTGTTAGTAATATTCTAACCAAATGTCTCGGATCTCATAATCCGCACAATATGGTTAAGGCTACCATTGATGGCCTTAAGCAACTTCGTTCCGCACAGAAAATTGCTGAACTTCGTGGAAAGAATGTTGAAGAAATTACTGCGTAATAACATTTTAGAGTGTAATTACAAACCATTAAATTTAAAAATACAGGTAGTCAAATGACCGAGACAATAACATTTACTCTGGTCAAAAGTGGGATCGGAAGTACTGATAAGATCCGTGCCACATTGACCGGTCTGGGGCTAACCAAACTAAACAAGACTGTAACAAGAAAAGACACTCCAGAAATTCGCGGAATGCTGAATAAAGTGAAACATCTTGTTCGTATAGATGAGGCGTAATATGTTAACGTTAGGCAATCTTTCACCACAAGAGGGATCTACCAAGCAGCGTAAGCGTTTGGGTAGAGGACCTGGATCCGGTCATGGCAAAACTGCTGGCCGTGGTCATAAGGGTTTTAAGTCCCGTTCTGGCTCTGGTATTAAGCCGGGCTTCGAAGGCGGTCAAATGCCTTTGCAGCGCAGACTTCCTAAGCGCGGTTTTACCAACATTTTCAAGAAAGAATTTTCTCTTGTTGCCCTGTCCCAGTTGGACAAGTTTGAGGCTGGTGTAGTAGTAAGCCCCGCTGAGCTTGTTGAAGCAGGAATGGTAAAAAAAGGAACTTTGATCAAGATACTTGCTAACGGTGAGATCACCAAGGCAGTAACTGTTAAAGTTGATAAGATCAGTTCTCAAGCTAAGGCTCAAATTGAGGCTGCAGGTGGTACCGTAGTTTTAACTGAGGTTACCGCTGCTGAGTAATAACTGATTGTTGCCGAAATATACAAGAGATCAAAGGCATTATTGCTTTGATCTTTTGTGCTGTCTGAGATAGGAAGAGAGATAATGAGTGGACTTCAGCAGGCTACGAATATACCCGAGTTGCGTAAGCGTATTATTTTCACGCTTATGATGCTTGCAGTATACAGGATGGGCGTTCAGATACCTACCCCAGGTATCAATGGAGAGGCTTTAGCGGGCTTTTTTGCACAGAACGCCAGTACGCTTTTTGGCATGTTTAACATGTTCTCTGGTGGAGCACTTGAGAATTTCTCGATCTTTGCTTTAGGTATTATGCCTTACATTAGTGCTTCTATCATCATTCAACTTTTGACAGTTGTTATTCCAAAACTTGAGGCATTGAAGAAAGAGGGCGAAGCTGGGCAGAGAAAGATTACCCAGTATACCCGATATGGTACTGTTCTTTTAAGTGTCATTCAGGGAAGCTTTATTGCTAAAGGGCTTGGCAGTATGGTCGGTCCAGGTGGAGAGGCTATTGTCCTCAATCCTGGTCTTCATTTTACTTTGATGACCATGCTTACTTTGACGGCAGGAACGGCCTTTATTATGTGGCTCGGTGAGCAGATGACCGAGCGCGGTATAGGCAACGGTATTTCATTAATAATTTTTGCAGGTATTGTGGCTCGGGGACCTGCTGCAATTGCAAACTCGATTCAGCTTATTCAAGCTGGAGAAATTGCATTGTTCTTTGTTCCTGTTCTACTGATTTTTATGTTTGCCATTGTGGCAGTAATTGTATTTTTTGAGACATCTCAGAGAAAAATTCCTATTCAGTATGCCAAACGAGTTGTTGGGCGTAAGGTATATGGGGGACAAAGTTCTCATTTGCCACTTAAAATTAATGTTGCTGGTGTTATTCCACCAATTTTTGCCTCATCAATCATGATGTTTCCTGCTACTATTGGAAGCTTTATTCAAATTGATTGGGTGCAAAGGGTATCTGCGGCAATGTCGCCTGGTACCGTTTTTTACTACATTTGTTATGTGGCGATGATTGTGTTCTTTTGTTTCTTTTATGCTGCCGTGACCTTCAAGCCTGATGATGTGGCAGAAAATTTAAAAAAGAACGGTGGTTTTATCCCAGGGATCCGACCTGGAAAACGTACAGCCCTGTTTATTGATAAGGTACTAACTCGTTTGACTGTAGTTGGTGCTGTCTATCTTAGTGTGGTTTGTGTCTTGCCGACAATTTTGATATCGCAGTTTAATATTCCATTTTTCTTTGGTGGAACTGCTCTTCTTATTGTTGTAGGCGTTAGTATTGATACCATATCACAGGTAGAGTCTCATCTTCATATGAGAAATTATGAAGGTTTCATGAAACAAGGTCGTATTCGAGGAAGGAAATAAAAAGATGTCTCCAAGTGTTCCAGTTAGATCCATAGTCGTGAAGAATGCAGATGAAATAGCCTTGATGTATGAGGCGAATCAGCATGTGGCTGCTGTTTTAAAGACATTGATGAGTGTTGTTGATGTTGGCCAGACTACCTGGGAGCTTGATAAAATTGCAGAGGATTACTGCAAAAAAAATAAAATGAGACCGGCTTTTAAGGGATATAATGGTTTTCCAGGATGCCTTTGCGTATCCGTTAACGAAGAAGTTGTCCATGGTATCCCTTCGCGGAAAAAAAAGCTGAAAAAAGGTGATATTGTCTCTGTTGATTTCGGTGTTGAATATCGAGGTTACTACGGTGATTCTGCTGTGACCATTCCTGTTGGTCAAATATCTGCTGAGGCTAAGAAGCTTTTGCAGGTAACAGATGAGTCGTTGCACAGAGGCATTGCCCAGGCAGTAGCGGGCAATAGAATATCTGATATCTCCAAGGCAGTGCAACAGCATGCTGAAGCTCATGGCTTTGGTGTTGTGCGTCAGTTCGTAGGACACGGTATCGGGAGCGACCTACATGAAGCTCCCGAAATACCTAATTTCTACTCAGGAGAACGTTCTCCGCGGCTTTTGCCGGGAATGGTACTGGCAATAGAGCCT from the Desulfotalea psychrophila LSv54 genome contains:
- the rpsE gene encoding 30S ribosomal protein S5, producing the protein MSDFKRSKANNNTEELIEKIVFINRVAKVVKGGRRFSFSAIVVVGDGNGKVGYGLGKANQVPEAIRKGVERARKDMALVSLTDVSIPHQVIGHYGAGRVFLRPASAGTGLIAGGPVRAVLEAAGVSNILTKCLGSHNPHNMVKATIDGLKQLRSAQKIAELRGKNVEEITA
- the rplR gene encoding 50S ribosomal protein L18 is translated as MAKTNLKTLARAKRISRIRKKISGTSERPRLRVFKSNKHIYAQIIDDASGKSLVAMSTVDKQFDLGDESGKTAAAKKVGVVLAERATAAGIKKVIFDRGGYIYHGRVKSLSEGAREGGLDF
- the rpmD gene encoding 50S ribosomal protein L30, with the protein product MTETITFTLVKSGIGSTDKIRATLTGLGLTKLNKTVTRKDTPEIRGMLNKVKHLVRIDEA
- the rplO gene encoding 50S ribosomal protein L15: MLTLGNLSPQEGSTKQRKRLGRGPGSGHGKTAGRGHKGFKSRSGSGIKPGFEGGQMPLQRRLPKRGFTNIFKKEFSLVALSQLDKFEAGVVVSPAELVEAGMVKKGTLIKILANGEITKAVTVKVDKISSQAKAQIEAAGGTVVLTEVTAAE
- the map gene encoding type I methionyl aminopeptidase — translated: MSPSVPVRSIVVKNADEIALMYEANQHVAAVLKTLMSVVDVGQTTWELDKIAEDYCKKNKMRPAFKGYNGFPGCLCVSVNEEVVHGIPSRKKKLKKGDIVSVDFGVEYRGYYGDSAVTIPVGQISAEAKKLLQVTDESLHRGIAQAVAGNRISDISKAVQQHAEAHGFGVVRQFVGHGIGSDLHEAPEIPNFYSGERSPRLLPGMVLAIEPMLNVGTANVKVLRDGWTVVTADHRFSAHFEHTVAVTEEAPRVLSSREIA
- the secY gene encoding preprotein translocase subunit SecY produces the protein MSGLQQATNIPELRKRIIFTLMMLAVYRMGVQIPTPGINGEALAGFFAQNASTLFGMFNMFSGGALENFSIFALGIMPYISASIIIQLLTVVIPKLEALKKEGEAGQRKITQYTRYGTVLLSVIQGSFIAKGLGSMVGPGGEAIVLNPGLHFTLMTMLTLTAGTAFIMWLGEQMTERGIGNGISLIIFAGIVARGPAAIANSIQLIQAGEIALFFVPVLLIFMFAIVAVIVFFETSQRKIPIQYAKRVVGRKVYGGQSSHLPLKINVAGVIPPIFASSIMMFPATIGSFIQIDWVQRVSAAMSPGTVFYYICYVAMIVFFCFFYAAVTFKPDDVAENLKKNGGFIPGIRPGKRTALFIDKVLTRLTVVGAVYLSVVCVLPTILISQFNIPFFFGGTALLIVVGVSIDTISQVESHLHMRNYEGFMKQGRIRGRK